The Amblyomma americanum isolate KBUSLIRL-KWMA chromosome 11, ASM5285725v1, whole genome shotgun sequence genome includes the window cacgtggcaCCTTGTAGCTGCTGTTCTAAGCATCTGAAGACACCTCGTTGTCATCGCCCTTCTGCTTCCTCTGTGCCCGTTTCTGTGCCGGACGACCGTTGGCTGCGGGCTTCTTTTTGCCTTCCTGCCCAGTGCTCTGCAATGCTGAGTTGGTCCGGCCTTTCGTAGGCATCTTCTTAGTGTTCGCCTTCGGAGTTGTTTTCTCTGGCTTATCAGCACTAGTTCCCTGGCTTGCACTTGACAGCGAAGGCAAGTTCGCCTGGTCGTTTGTAGGTGACTTTTTAGCATTTGCTTTCAGAGTCTTCTTGCCTGTCTTGCCGGAACTTGGTCCCTGGCTTGCACTAGTTGCCGCAGTCGTGACGTCAGCTTCTACGTCCATCGTCGCGGGCACAGGACGAGCAGCTTGCTTTGGTTGTGACGTCCCGGCGCTAGCCTTCTCTGAAACTTTAGgggacttggcagcagcagtgcgcTTGAGCGGCAATTCTTCTGCACTGGGTTGCGGCGACGACGGAACAATGGTGGCCTCGGCAGTTGCTGCACGATTTCGCTTTGCAGCCCTGGCAGGCTTCGCCTGCTGCTCGACCTCCTGCGTGGTTGCGTCAGAGGCGCCGGCTTTGGCACGTGCACCTACCAGCTCGGCAGCGCGCTTCGCCTTCGGACGGCCACGGGACTTGGGCGGCTCAGGTTGCTTTTCACGAGCAGGCGCAGGGGAAGAGTCCGCAGACCAGTGGGGTACGCCAGGCGACACCTCACCACTAGatgacttggcagcagcagggcgCTTGGCGGGCGGTTCTTCTGCACTGGATTGCGGCGATGATGGAACGGTGACCATGGCAGTAGCTGCACGACTTCGCTTTGCAGCCCTGGCAGGCTTCGCTGGCTGCTCGACCGCCTGTGTGGTTGCTTCAGAGGCGCCGGCATTGGCGCGGGCACCTGCCTGCTTGGCAGCGCGCTTCGCCTTCGGACGGCCACGGGACTTGACTGGCGCAGGTTGCTTTCCACGAGCAGGCGCAGAGGAAGAGTCCGCGGACCCGTGGGGTACGTCAGGCGACACCTCGCCACTATACGACTTGTGAGCAGCAGGGCGCTTGGCGGGCGGTTCTTCTGCACTGGGTTGCGGCGATGATGGAACGGTGACCACGGCAGTAGCTGCACGACTTCGCTTTGCAGCCCTGGCAGGCTTCGCTGGCTGCTCGACCGCCTGTGTGGTTGCTTCAGAAGCGCCGGCTTTGGCGCGGGCACCTGCCAGCTTGGCAGCGCGCTTCGCCTTCGGACGGCCACGGGACTTGACTGGCGCAGGTTGCTTTCCACGAGCAGGCGCAGAGGAAGAGTCCGCAGACCCGTGGGGTACGTCAGGCGACACCTCGCCACTAGACGACTTGTGAGCAGCAGGGCGCTTGGCGGGCGGTTCTTCTGCACTGGGTTCCGGCGATGATGGAACGGTGACCACGGCAGTAGCTGCACGACTTCGCTTTGCAGCCCTAGCAGGCTTCGCCGCCTGCTCGACCTCCTGTGTGGTTGCGTCAGAGGCGCCAGCTTTGGCGCGGGAACCTGCCAGCTCGGCAGCGCGCTTCGCCTTCGGACGGCCACGGGACTTGACTGGCGCAGGTTGCTTTCCACGAGCAGGCGCAGAGGAAGAGTCCGCGGACCCGTGGGGTACGTCAGGCGACACCTCGCAATTATTTGGCTGTGTTCGGTCAGGGCTGGCGTAGGCCCGATATCGCCGTTTAGGCGTAGATGCTTGCCTAATTCCGACTCGAAAAACGTCCGCGGCAGGTCGTGCCTCGACATTCTTTGGCGGGGAAGGGTCAGGTCTTTCCGGGGCCACAGCTTGTATTCTGCTCGCAGCCGGCCGCTTTGCTTTTTTGGGAGTAGACGGCGAGGCGTCGCGAGGAACGCTATTCATCTGCGGCGAACGGTTGGGGCTGGAGGTTGCCGAAGTTGAAGCAGACTGTTGTTTCCCGCCCTTCGTCGGCGGTACTGGAGCGGCGGTCTTGGCGGGCCGCGTTTTCGGCGGTCTTTGCGTTGCCGCCGCTGTAGCGGCATCTTCGGGCCGACCGCCACTGGTCTTCTTAACCCTCGGCTTCTTTGCCATGACGGATTAACTGAACGGGAAACTGTTAGCGCAACGCAACTGACCACAACGCGCAAAAACCGCTCACGAGCACCACGCGACCCTGCAAGCGTTCAAACAACAAAGTCGTTGGTGGCGCCAGTGTCGTTCGCGCCAATTACATGGCGGAAGTATATACACTGAACTGTAGCGGAAGATCTGGCCCAGTGTTGACGCGGAAGGGTAATGGCGCAGGTCGGATGCGACCGCAGGGACAGATCTGAAAATATCAGCAATATCACACTACTGTTAAAGACTAATATTTACGTTATAGACAAATTCATAGGTTTTGCGACCAGCCACAAAACCATCGTGCACAAAATCTAGCCTTTTTAAACAGATGTTTCTAACGTCTTTTAAATAGCTTTAAATAGTTTTTAAATAGCCAATGcatttttctatatatatatatatatatagtgcattTCAACGAAGGACAAGAGACACACGAATGATGAACGCTAGTTGTCTTGCATCCGTCCATACCGCGTGTATTTAACACGTCATATGTTGAATTAAATGCGTCAACAATTAATGTATTCAAACCGTTAGATTGTTTTCAAATACATTTTGCGCAGGATTAGAAAGCACACATTTCAATATTTCTCAAAGGCAACGGCAATTTGACCTCAAGTGAAAGAAGACAAAAGTTTCAGGTAAATGAACAGAAGTTACCTTGGGtaatgtgggtatgtgccattttgtgaggggaacagcaacaacaacaacaataatctTGAAAGAGGCTGTTGAACGCCAATCAGGGAGGTCTCATGCTCTCTTCCCTGAGGCAGTCCAACGCTGCAATAAGGACGTAAAGATCCCAAAGGGCTGCAAACAGGGTGGGACCGCGAGCTCTCTTGCAAAAAAGTGGCGCAAACAAAGGCCAAAATTtggtgcggtttaactactgctgaacctgggcagagtgcgaaagctgtggtgtatcgggcaagtagacgcggcttggcatctgtaacgttgagtgcgttccgctcACTGGATAGCCGACAGGCCCACCCTACcaggtggccgttaaattaatggttgatcgcttGAGGTTAGTGCCCCTGAACGCTGTGTGTGCTCCTCGCTGCACCCtaccaggtggcagttaaattaatggttaatTGCAATGGTATTGCAagtgacattgatgagctaggagaaCAGGGCTAGAAAATTAGATGAAATGAATGGACACATAGAAgtcctggatgggtacacagattcgacaggaagcatgctgctggatatgtgacaggcatgatttaattgtatgcaacagtaccgagaagtgtgaagggctcataacatgggaggcatgcagggagtctgcactcgacgatagatatGCACTAATGTcgcagaggatgtataatagattaggggcaATGTGCATACCCAGTCAAAAAAAaccattggaaccaattggaaatTTTCAAATGGAACCATTTGAAATTTCCA containing:
- the LOC144111218 gene encoding uncharacterized protein LOC144111218, with translation MAKKPRVKKTSGGRPEDAATAAATQRPPKTRPAKTAAPVPPTKGGKQQSASTSATSSPNRSPQMNSVPRDASPSTPKKAKRPAASRIQAVAPERPDPSPPKNVEARPAADVFRVGIRQASTPKRRYRAYASPDRTQPNNCEVSPDVPHGSADSSSAPARGKQPAPVKSRGRPKAKRAAELAGSRAKAGASDATTQEVEQAAKPARAAKRSRAATAVVTVPSSPEPSAEEPPAKRPAAHKSSSGEVSPDVPHGSADSSSAPARGKQPAPVKSRGRPKAKRAAKLAGARAKAGASEATTQAVEQPAKPARAAKRSRAATAVVTVPSSPQPSAEEPPAKRPAAHKSYSGEVSPDVPHGSADSSSAPARGKQPAPVKSRGRPKAKRAAKQAGARANAGASEATTQAVEQPAKPARAAKRSRAATAMVTVPSSPQSSAEEPPAKRPAAAKSSSGEVSPGVPHWSADSSPAPAREKQPEPPKSRGRPKAKRAAELVGARAKAGASDATTQEVEQQAKPARAAKRNRAATAEATIVPSSPQPSAEELPLKRTAAAKSPKVSEKASAGTSQPKQAARPVPATMDVEADVTTAATSASQGPSSGKTGKKTLKANAKKSPTNDQANLPSLSSASQGTSADKPEKTTPKANTKKMPTKGRTNSALQSTGQEGKKKPAANGRPAQKRAQRKQKGDDNEVSSDA